A genomic segment from Verrucomicrobiota bacterium encodes:
- a CDS encoding ferritin — protein MLISQSMNDAINQQIGNEFSASLQYVSIAAHFASETLPELAAHFFKQAEEERDHAMRFVNYVVEAGARVEIPAIPTPQSEFKTVEEAIQLSLDREKTVTEQINELVQLALKESDYITNNFLAWFLTEQLEEVSSMENLLKTVQRAGEANLLFVEDYLARKQGKISTSPSMR, from the coding sequence ATGCTCATCAGCCAATCCATGAACGACGCCATCAACCAGCAGATCGGAAATGAATTCAGCGCCTCCCTGCAATACGTCTCCATTGCGGCGCACTTCGCGTCCGAAACCTTGCCGGAACTGGCCGCGCACTTTTTCAAGCAGGCCGAAGAGGAACGGGACCATGCCATGCGCTTCGTGAATTACGTCGTCGAAGCGGGCGCGCGCGTGGAAATTCCGGCAATCCCGACGCCTCAGTCCGAGTTCAAAACCGTCGAGGAAGCCATCCAGCTTTCGTTGGATCGTGAGAAAACGGTGACGGAACAAATCAACGAATTGGTCCAGCTCGCGCTCAAGGAATCGGACTACATCACGAACAACTTTCTCGCCTGGTTCTTGACCGAGCAACTCGAGGAGGTTTCGAGCATGGAAAACTTGCTGAAGACGGTTCAGCGGGCCGGCGAAGCGAACTTGTTGTTCGTCGAAGATTACCTGGCCCGGAAACAAGGCAAAATAT